A genomic window from Balneolaceae bacterium includes:
- a CDS encoding ABC transporter permease subunit: protein MKTLTIANYQWKNLLRDLWMIGYALIYLVLTDALIRFGGGGAKAMLSLSNIMLLFVPLVSLIYGVLYLYQSREFVEMLLAQPMDRRRIFAGVYGGLALPLCLAFLLGVGAPLLYTGAWIGAGAGGMATVLGLGVVLTLVFTGIGFLFGLRYYDDRVKGFGFALISWLLLAVLYDGLILLVVSSFSQYPLEKVVIGLSVLNPIDLARIGVLLHFDFSALMGYTGAVFNRFFGGAMGMVLSSACLVLWMVIPVWRGLKLFERKDF from the coding sequence ATGAAGACGCTGACCATCGCCAACTACCAATGGAAAAATCTGCTGCGCGATCTATGGATGATCGGCTACGCGCTGATCTACCTGGTGCTGACCGACGCACTCATTCGATTCGGCGGAGGCGGCGCGAAGGCGATGCTGAGCCTTTCGAACATCATGCTGCTCTTCGTACCCCTGGTCAGCCTTATATACGGGGTGCTGTACCTCTACCAGTCGCGCGAATTCGTGGAGATGCTACTGGCGCAGCCGATGGACCGCCGCCGCATCTTCGCGGGAGTATATGGGGGACTCGCCCTGCCTCTTTGCCTGGCCTTCCTGCTGGGTGTGGGGGCGCCCCTGCTCTATACCGGCGCTTGGATCGGCGCCGGCGCCGGCGGCATGGCTACCGTGCTGGGTCTGGGCGTGGTGCTTACCCTGGTGTTTACGGGCATCGGTTTCCTGTTCGGGCTCCGGTACTATGACGACCGGGTAAAGGGATTCGGATTTGCGCTGATAAGCTGGCTGCTGCTGGCCGTGCTCTACGACGGACTCATTCTGCTGGTGGTCAGCTCCTTCAGCCAGTACCCGCTGGAGAAGGTGGTAATCGGCCTGTCGGTACTCAACCCCATCGACCTGGCGCGCATCGGGGTGCTGCTGCATTTCGATTTTTCCGCGCTCATGGGCTATACCGGGGCGGTATTCAACCGCTTTTTCGGTGGGGCTATGGGTATGGTGCTTTCCTCCGCCTGCCTGGTCCTCTGGATGGTGATTCCGGTATGGCGCGGACTCAAGCTGTTCGAGCGAAAGGATTTCTAA
- a CDS encoding ABC transporter ATP-binding protein, with product MITIDGLSKKFGELKVLDSVDLHMPRGSCTGIVGPNGSGKTTLIKHLLGLVHPDGGRIEIDGVSLNGSCDYRRLLGYMPQLARYPENMTVREMKDFVIRIRGEEPVYAGELITLFELDKELDKPLRVLSGGTRQKAGALVALMFDPPVLILDEPTAGLDPRTSYRFKQWIRREKERGKTILLTTHIMSEIEELSDRIVLLVEGRVRYEGSKDQFILQNEQPHLEGAVAKILEEAAA from the coding sequence ATGATTACCATCGATGGATTGAGTAAAAAGTTCGGGGAGCTGAAGGTGCTGGACAGCGTCGACCTGCATATGCCGCGTGGCAGCTGCACCGGCATTGTCGGTCCCAACGGTTCAGGCAAGACCACCCTTATCAAACACCTGCTGGGACTGGTTCACCCCGACGGGGGACGCATCGAAATCGACGGCGTCTCCCTGAACGGCTCCTGCGACTACCGGCGCCTCCTGGGCTACATGCCCCAGCTGGCGCGCTATCCCGAAAACATGACCGTGCGGGAGATGAAGGATTTTGTCATCCGCATACGCGGTGAGGAGCCGGTGTATGCCGGTGAGCTCATCACCCTCTTTGAGCTGGATAAGGAGTTGGACAAGCCCCTGAGGGTGCTCTCCGGAGGTACGCGGCAGAAGGCCGGGGCCCTGGTGGCCCTGATGTTCGACCCGCCTGTGCTTATCCTCGATGAGCCCACGGCTGGCCTGGACCCGCGCACCAGCTACCGCTTCAAGCAGTGGATCCGCCGTGAGAAGGAGCGTGGAAAAACCATACTGCTTACCACCCATATCATGAGCGAGATCGAGGAGCTGTCCGATCGTATCGTACTGCTGGTGGAAGGGCGTGTCCGCTACGAAGGATCCAAGGACCAATTTATTCTGCAGAACGAGCAGCCGCACCTCGAAGGGGCTGTGGCCAAAATTCTAGAGGAGGCCGCCGCATGA